A genomic region of Euleptes europaea isolate rEulEur1 unplaced genomic scaffold, rEulEur1.hap1 H_3, whole genome shotgun sequence contains the following coding sequences:
- the LOC130492932 gene encoding protocadherin beta-16-like isoform X1, which translates to MEIHHNNRQAWSFFLYLCMCGAICDSFRYSVPEEKKSGSLVANVLKDLKVDVKELVNRRARLVSKSTKQYFQLDPQSGNVLLKDKIDREVLCGQKDPCVLLSEIALENPLQVRRIEVEIVDVNDNSPQFPKEEYLFEIPEQVPVNTRFPLETARDSDKGENAVQNYTLSPNDHFMLDVQSHSDGTKHAELVLQKQLDREENAELFLILSAVDGGTPKRTGTAQIIVKVLDNNDNFPQFGDSLYKVKLEENTPRGTLVTKVEATDRDFGSYGDITYSFNQVSDTVLRSFNLNKHTGELTVAETIDYEEDINYAIKIKATDGGGLSAYCKVIVEVEDRNDNAPEVTLTSLTSPLPEDSPPDTVVALFSVTDQDSEDNGRTGCTTGTNLPFMLKAAENNYYQLVTQQPLDRERVSEYNITITATDWGSPRLTSTRIITVQISDVNDNSPVFEKSRYEMPIQENNIPGLLIGLVHADDLDTEQNAKVTYSLLPGKVSDQPVSSYVSINSETGNLYAIRSLDYEQIKDFQVTVRAVDSGSPPLSSKVMVRVVVMDENDNAPFILYPLQNGTSPSNDLVPRGAEAGYLVTKVVAVDRDSGQNSWLSYELLKATEPGLFGVGAQNGEVKTMRPINKRDTFKQKLIIGVRDNGSPPQSTSATLSILLVDGFSDPYMKIVDIPKEEVVQEEDRNLTMYLVICLAVISFIFLVSVLVFIAIKIQKRRKFIESSALNFPVGPNFPENCGDADAGSLSRAYNYEVCLAGGSLNSEFRFLRPLFPVFSVEPAQNPGVQRISTGSQEVPGHAAEGQLMNQARGAVSEDSAARSGGPGCAGNQAITANANIGQNDWLSYQ; encoded by the coding sequence ATGGAAATACATCACAACAACAGGCAAGCTTGGTCTTTTTTCCTGTATCTCTGCATGTGTGGGGCAATATGTGACTCCTTCCGTTATTCAGTGCctgaagaaaagaaaagtggGTCTCTGGTGGCAAATGTGCTAAAGGATTTGAAAGTAGATGTGAAGGAGTTGGTCAATCGTAGGGCCCGGCTGGTTTCTAAAAGTACCAAACAATATTTCCAGCTGGATCCTCAGTCTGGGAATGTTCTATTAAAGGATAAAATAGATCGAGAGGTTCTGTGTGGCCAGAAGGACCCTTGTGTCTTACTCTCAGAGATTGCGCTGGAAAACCCATTGCAAGTGCGCAGAATTGAAGTTGAAATAGTTGATGTAAATGACAATTCACCTCAGTTTCCTAAAGAAGAATACCTTTTTGAAATACCCGAGCAGGTACCAGTGAATACCAGATTCCCTTTGGAGACAGCTCGGGATTCAGACAAAGGAGAAAATGCTGTTCAGAATTATACCCTTAGTCCCAATGACCATTTTATGTTGGATGTGCAGAGTCACAGTGATGGTACCAAACATGCAGAGTTGGTATTGCAAAAGCAATTAGACCGTGAAGAGAATGCAGAGCTCTTCCTCATTCTGTCGGCTGTTGATGGAGGGACCCCAAAGAGAACAGGCACAGCACAAATTATAGTTAAAGTTCTGGACAATAATGAtaatttccctcagtttggcGATTCCCTGTACAAGGTGAAACTGGAGGAAAACACCCCGAGAGGTACACTTGTAACTAAAGTGGAAGCAACTGACAGGGATTTTGGTTCCTATGGGGATATCACTTACTCTTTCAACCAGGTCTCAGATACTGTGCTCAGATCATTCAACTTAAACAAACATACTGGGGAACTTACTGTTGCTGAAACAATTGATTATGAAGAGGATATAAATTATGCAATAAAGATCAAAGCCACGGATGGAGGGGGGCTCTCTGCTTACTGCAAAGTCATTGTGGAGGTTGAGGACAGGAATGACAACGCCCCAGAAGtgaccctaacctccctcaccAGCCCCTTACCAGAAGATTCTCCCCCAGATACCGTGGTGGCCCTCTTCAGTGTCACCGATCAAGACTCTGAAGATAATGGAAGAACTGGTTGCACCACCGGGACAAACTTACCCTTCATGCTTAAAGCCGCAGAGAACAACTATTACCAGTTGGTGACCCAGCAGCCCCTGGACCGAGAAAGAGTCTCAGAGTACAACATCACCATCACAGCTACAGACTGGGGCTCTCCCAGGCTTACTTCAACAAGAATAATTACTGTCCAAATCTCAGATGTCAATGACAACTCCCCAGTATTTGAAAAGTCAAGGTATGAAATGCCAATACAGGAAAATAACATTCCAGGTCTTCTGATAGGATTGGTACATGCTGATGACCTGGACACAGAGCAGAATGCCAAAGTGACCTATTCACTTTTGCCTGGGAAGGTCAGCGATCAACCTGTGTCCTCTTATGTCTCCATCAACTCTGAAACTGGGAATCTGTATGCCATCCGATCTCTAGACTATGAGCAGATAAAAGATTTCCAGGTGACCGTGAGGGCTGTGGACAGCGGTTCTCCTCCCCTGAGCTCCAAAGTTATGGTCCGAGTTGTTGTCATGGATGAAAATGATAATGCCCCATTCATCCTGTACCCTCTTCAGAACGGCACTTCCCCATCCAATGACCTGGTTCCCAGGGGGGCTGAGGCTGGCTACCTGGTCAccaaggtggtggcagtggaCAGAGATTCCGGTCAGAACTCTTGGCTCTCCTATGAGCTCCTGAAAGCCACAGAACCGGGTCTGTTTGGTGTGGGGGCCCAAAACGGAGAAGTGAAAACCATGAGGCCCATAAATAAACGAGACACGTTCAAACAGAAACTTATCATTGGAGTCAGAGACAACGGGAGCCCTCCCCAGTCCACCTCTGCAACGCTAAGCATTCTGCTAGTGGATGGTTTCTCTGACCCTTATATGAAAATAGTGGATATTCCAAAGGAGGAAGTGGTACAGGAGGAAGACCGTAACCTGACTATGTATCTTGTCATATGCTTGGCTGTCATCTCCTTCATTTTTCTAGTTTCTGTGTTGGTGTTTATTGCCATCAAGATTCAGAAAAGGAGGAAGTTCATAGAGAGCTCAGCCCTAAATTTCCCAGTGGGACCGAATTTCCCAGAGAACTGTGGAGATGCTGATGCTGGATCCCTTTCCCGGGCTTACAACTATGAAGTGTGCTTAGCTGGTGGTTCTCTGAACAGCGAGTTCAGGTTTCTCAGGCCCCTCTTTCCTGTGTTTTCTGTGGAGCCTGCTCAAAATCCAGGGGTTCAAAGAATTTCAACTGGTTCCCAAGAAGTTCCTGGTCATGCAGCAGAAGGGCAACTCATGAACCAG
- the LOC130492946 gene encoding protocadherin beta-16-like → MEIYSNNRQGWSIFLYFCMYWAICESFRYSVPEERKSGSLVANVLKDLKLDVKELSDRRARLVSEDTKQYFQLDPHSGDVLLKDRIDREALCGQKDPCVLLSEIVLENPVQVHRIEVEIEDVNDNSPQFSKKEFLLEMPEQTPLNTRFPLEIAKDADKGENAVQNYSISPNNHFSVDVQNRSDGSKYAELILQKQLDREEKAQLFLILSAVDGGSPKKTGTAKIVIVVLDANDNAPKFHHSVYKVKLMENCLPNTLVTTVNATDRDLGSYGDITFSFSQLPDNVARSFKLNKHTGELTVAGIIDYEENTKHEISIRATDGGGLSAYCKVIVEVEDRNDNAPEVTLTSLTSPLPEDSPIDTLVALFRITDRDSGDNGRTGCAIGKNLPFMLKTSENNYYQLVTQQSLDREKASEYNITITATDRGSPRLTSTRIINVQISDVNDNSPVFEKSRYEMQIRENNIPGLLLGLVHANDLDTDQNAKVTYSLLPGKVSDQPVSSYVSINSETGNLYAIRSLDYEQLKDFQVTVRAVDSGSSPLSSEVMVRVVVMDENDNAPFILYPLQNGTSPSNDLVPRGAEAGYLVTKVVAVDRDSGQNSWLSYELLKATEPGLFSVGAQNGEVKTMRAINKRDSLKQKLIIGVRDNGSPPQSTSTTLSILLVDGFSDPYMKIVDIPKEEGVQEEDRNLTMYLVICLAVISFIFLVSVLVFIAIKIQKRRKFIETSTLNFPVGPNFPEYCGDVDAGSLSRAYNYEVCLAGGSLNSEFRFLRPLFPVFSVEPPHKKEESRISSSQEVSSHAAEGQLMNQVRIQLTSYC, encoded by the coding sequence ATGGAAATATATTCCAACAACAGACAAGGTTGGTCTATTTTCCTCTATTTCTGCATGTATTGGGCAATATGTGAGTCCTTCCGTTATTCAGTGCCGGAGGAAAGGAAAAGTGGGTCTCTGGTGGCAAATGTGCTAAAGGATTTGAAATTGGATGTGAAGGAGCTGTCTGATCGTAGGGCGCGGTTGGTTTCTGAAGACACCAAGCAATATTTCCAGCTGGATCCTCACTCTGGGGATGTGTTATTGAAGGACAGAATAGACCGAGAGGCTTTGTGTGGTCAGAAGGACCCTTGTGTCTTACTCTCAGAGATTGTGCTGGAAAACCCAGTGCAAGTGCACAGAATTGAAGTGGAAATAGAGGATGTGAACGACAACTCTCCCCAGTTCTCTAAAAAGGAATTCCTTTTGGAAATGCCTGAGCAGACTCCCCTGAATACTCGATTCCCGCTGGAGATTGCTAAAGATGCAGACAAAGGAGAAAATGCTGTTCAGAATTACTCAATAAGTCCTAACAATCATTTTAGTGTGGATGTGCAAAATCGCAGTGATGGTAGCAAATATGCGGAATTAATATTGCAGAAACAATTAGACCGTGAAGAGAAAGCACAACTTTTCCTGATTTTGTCAGCTGTTGATGGGGGAAGTCCAAAGAAAACAGGCACAGCAAaaattgttattgttgttctggATGCCAATGACAATGCGCCTAAGTTTCATCATTCTGTGTACAAGGTAAAACTGATGGAAAACTGCCTGCCAAATACACTTGTAACAACAGTGAATGCAACTGATAGGGATTTGGGTTCATATGGAGATATAACTTTTTCTTTCAGTCAGCTACCAGATAATGTGGCTAGATCATTCAAGTTAAATAAACATACTGGAGAACTAACCGTAGCTGGAATAATTGATTATGAAGAAAACACCAAACATGAGATAAGTATTAGAGCCACTGATGGAGGGGGGCTCTCGGCTTACTGCAAAGTCATTGTGGAGGTTGAGGACAGGAATGACAATGCTCCAGAAGTGACCCTCACATCCCTCACCAGTCCATTACCAGAAGATTCTCCTATTGATACACTGGTGGCCCTCTTCCGTATCACAGATCGAGACTCTGGAGATAATGGCAGAACTGGTTGCGCCATTGGGAAAAACCTACCATTCATGTTAAAAACCTCAGAGAATAACTATTACCAGCTGGTGACCCAGCAGTCCTTAGACAGAGAAAAAGCCTCAGAGTACAACATCACCATCACAGCCACAGACCGGGGCTCTCCCAGGCTCACTTCAACAAGAATAATTAACGTTCAGATCTCAGATGTCAATGACAACTCCCCAGTATTTGAAAAGTCAAGGTATGAAATGCAAATCCGAGAAAATAATATTCCTGGTCTTTTACTAGGATTGGTACATGCTAATGACCTGGATACAGATCAAAATGCCAAAGTGACCTATTCACTTTTGCCTGGGAAGGTCAGCGATCAACCTGTATCCTCTTACGTCTCCATCAACTCGGAAACTGGGAATCTTTATGCCATCCGATCTCTGGACTATGAGCAGTTAAAAGATTTCCAGGTGACTGTGAGGGCTGTGGACAGCGGgtcttctcccctgagctccgAAGTTATGGTTCGAGTTGTTGTCATGGATGAAAATGATAATGCCCCATTCATCCTGTACCCACTTCAGAATGGCACTTCCCCATCCAATGACCTGGTTCCTAGGGGGGCCGAGGCTGGCTACCTGGTCACCAAGGTGGTGGCCGTGGACAGAGATTCCGGTCAGAACTCTTGGCTTTCCTATGAGCTCCTGAAGGCCACGGAACCGGGTCTATTCAGTGTGGGGGCACAGAATGGAGAAGTGAAAACCATGAGAGCAATTAATAAAAGAGACAGCTTGAAACAGAAACTTATCATTGGAGTCAGAGACAATGGGAGCCCTCCCCAGTCCACCTCTACAACGCTAAGCATTCTGCTTGTGGATGGTTTCTCTGACCCTTATATGAAAATAGTGGATATCCCAAAGgaggaaggggtgcaggaggAAGACCGTAACCTGACTATGTATCTGGTCATATGCTTGGCTGTCATCTCCTTCATTTTTCTGGTTTCTGTGTTGGTGTTTATTGCCATCAAGATTCAGAAAAGAAGGAAGTTCATAGAGACCTCCACCTTGAACTTCCCAGTGGGACCGAATTTCCCAGAATACTGTGGAGATGTTGATGCTGGATCCCTTTCCCGGGCGTACAACTATGAAGTGTGCTTAGCTGGTGGGTCTCTGAACAGCGAGTTCCGGTTTCTTAGGCCCctttttccagtattttctgTGGAGCCTCCTCACAAGAAGGAGGAATCAAGGATTTCATCTTCTCAGGAAGTTTCCAGTCATGCAGCAGAAGGTCAACTCATGAACCAGGTGAGAATACAATTGACATCTTATTGTTAA
- the LOC130492947 gene encoding protocadherin beta-16-like translates to MEMHHYKQGWSFFLYLCMWGIVCESYHYSVPEEKKSGSLVANVLKDFKVDVKELVVRRAQLVSEGTKQYFHLDPHSGNVILQDRIDREALCGQKDPCVLLSEIVLENPLQVHRIEVEIEDVNDNPPQFSKEEFLFEIPEQVPTDTRFPLETAQDSDRGENAIQNYTLSPNDHFMLDVQSHSDGTKHAELVLQKQLDREENAQLFLILSAVDGGTPKRTGTAQIIVKVLDNNDNFPQFGDSLYKVKLEENTPRGTLVTKVEATDKDLGPNAEVTYSFNQVSDTVLRSFKLNKHTGELTVAGTINYEEDINHAINIKATDGGGLSAYCKVIVEVEDRNDNAPEVTLTSLTSPLPEDSPLDTVVALFRVTDQDSGDNGRTACTTEANLPFLLKKSVKNYYQLVTQQPLDREKASEYNITITATDRGSPRLTSTRIINVQISDVNDNAPVFEKSTYEMQLLENNIPGLLIGFVQAKDLDAEQNSKVIYSLLSGKVNDQPVSSYVSINSETGNLYAIRSLDYEQVKDFQVTVRAVDRGSPPLSSKVVARVVVMDENDNVPFILYPLQNGTSPSNDLVPRGAEAGYLVTKVVAVDRDSGQNSWLSYELLKATEPGLFSVGAQNGEVKTMRLINKRDSLKQKLIIGVRDNGSPPQSTSATLSILLVDGFSDPYMKIVDIPKDEVVEEEDRNLTMYLVICLAVISFIFLLSVLVFIAIKIQKRRKFTETSTLNFPVGPNFPENCGDVDAGSLSRAYNYEVCLAGGSLNSEFRFLRPLFPVFSVEPAQNPGVQRISPGSQEVPSHAAEGQLTSEVRR, encoded by the exons ATGGAAATGCATCACTACAAGCAAGGTTGGTCTTTTTTCCTGTATCTCTGCATGTGGGGGATAGTATGTGAGTCTTATCACTATTCAGTGCCAGAGGAAAAGAAAAGTGGGTCTTTGGTGGCAAATGTGCTAAAGGATTTTAAAGTGGATGTGAAGGAGCTGGTCGTTCGTAGAGCCCAGTTGGTTTCTGAAGGCACCAAGCAATATTTTCACCTGGATCCTCACTCTGGGAATGTGATATTACAGGACAGAATAGACCGCGAAGCTCTGTGTGGTCAGAAGGACCCTTGCGTCTTACTCTCAGAGATTGTGCTAGAAAACCCATTGCAAGTACACAGAATTGAGGTTGAAATAGAGGATGTGAATGACAATCCCCCACAATTCTCTAAAGAGGAATTCCTTTTTGAAATACCTGAGCAGGTACCAACGGATACCAGATTCCCATTAGAAACAGCTCAGGATTCAGACAGAGGAGAAAATGCTATTCAGAATTATACCCTTAGTCCTAATGACCATTTTATGTTGGATGTGCAGAGTCACAGTGATGGTACCAAACATGCAGAGTTGGTATTGCAAAAGCAATTAGACCGTGAAGAGAATGCACAGCTCTTCCTCATTCTGTCGGCTGTTGATGGAGGGACTCCAAAGAGAACAGGCACAGCACAAATTATAGTTAAAGTTCTGGACAATAATGAtaatttccctcagtttggcGATTCTCTATACAAAGTGAAACTGGAGGAAAACACCCCAAGAGGTACACTTGTAACTAAAGTGGAAGCAACTGACAAGGATTTGGGTCCAAACGCAGAAGTCACTTATTCTTTCAACCAGGTCTCAGATACTGTGCTCAGATCATTCAAATTAAACAAACATACCGGAGAACTTACTGTTGCTGGAACCATTAATTATGAAGAGGATATAAATCATGCAATAAATATCAAAGCCACGGATGGAGGGGGGCTCTCCGCTTACTGCAAAGTCATTGTGGAGGTTGAGGACAGGAATGACAACGCCCCTGAGGtgaccctaacctccctcaccAGCCCCTTACCAGAAGATTCTCCCCTGGATACAGTTGTGGCCCTCTTCCGTGTCACTGACCAAGACTCTGGAGACAACGGCAGAACTGCCTGCACTACAGAGGCAAACTTGCCCTTTCTGTTGAAAAAGTCTGTGAAAAATTATTACCAGTTGGTGACCCAGCAGCCCCTAGACAGAGAAAAAGCTTCTGAGTACAACATCACCATCACAGCCACAGACCGGGGCTCTCCCAGGCTCACTTCAACAAGAATAATTAATGTTCAGATCTCAGATGTCAATGACAATGCTCCAGTATTTGAGAAGTCAACATATGAAATGCAATTACTAGAAAACAATATTCCAGGTCTGCTGATTGGTTTCGTCCAAGCCAAGGACCTGGATGCAGAGCAGAATTCCAAAGTGATATATTCCCTTTTGTCTGGAAAGGTCAATGATCAACCTGTGTCCTCTTATGTCTCCATCAACTCTGAAACTGGGAACCTGTATGCCATCCGATCTCTGGACTATGAGCAGGTGAAAGATTTCCAGGTGACTGTGAGGGCTGTGGACAGAGGTTCTCCTCCCCTGAGTTCCAAAGTTGTGGCCCGAGTTGTTGTCATGGATGAAAATGATAATGTCCCGTTCATCCTGTATCCTCTTCAGAACGGCACTTCCCCATCCAATGACCTGGTTCCCAGGGGGGCCGAGGCTGGCTACCTGGTCAccaaggtggtggcagtggaCAGAGATTCCGGTCAGAACTCTTGGCTCTCCTATGAGCTCCTGAAGGCCACAGAACCGGGTCTATTCAGTGTTGGGGCCCAAAACGGAGAAGTGAAAACCATGAGACTAATTAACAAACGAGACAGCTTGAAACAGAAACTTATCATTGGAGTCAGAGACAACGGGAGCCCTCCCCAGTCCACCTCTGCAACGCTAAGCATTCTGCTAGTGGATGGCTTCTCTGACCCTTATATGAAAATTGTGGATATCCCAAAGGATgaagtggtggaggaggaagaccgTAACCTGACTATGTATCTGGTCATATGCTTGGCTGTCATCTCCTTCATTTTTCTGCTTTCTGTGTTGGTGTTTATTGCCATCAAGATTCAGAAAAGGAGGAAGTTCACAGAGACCTCCACCTTGAACTTCCCAGTGGGACCGAATTTCCCAGAGAACTGTGGAGATGTTGATGCTGGATCCCTTTCCCGGGCGTACAACTATGAGGTGTGCTTAGCTGGTGGTTCTCTGAACAGTGAGTTCAG GTTTCTAAGGCCCCTCTTTCCTGTGTTTTCTGTGGAGCCTGCTCAAAATCCGGGGGTTCAAAGGATTTCACCAGGTTCCCAAGAAGTTCCTAGTCATGCAGCGGAAGGGCAACTCACGAGCGAGGTAAGAAGATAA
- the LOC130492932 gene encoding protocadherin beta-16-like isoform X2 produces the protein MEIHHNNRQGWSFFLYLCMCGAICESFHYSVPEEKKSGSLVANVLKDLKIDVKELSARGTRLVSEGTKQYFQLDPHSGRLLLKDRIDREALCGQNNPCILLSEIVLENPLQVHRIEVEIEDVNDNSPQFSKKEFLFEISELTPTNTRFPLEKAQDLDKGENAIQNYTLSPNDHFTLDVQNHSDGSKYAELVLQKPLDREEDMHLLLILFAADGGTPKRTGTANVIIDVLDANDNFPQFGDSVYKVKLKENTPRDTLVTKVEATDRDFGSYGDITYSFSQVPENVLKAFNLNKHTGELTVAGTIDYEEEISCEINIKATDGGGLSAYCKVIVEVEDKNDNAPEVTLTSLTSPLPEDSPPDLVVALFRVTDRDSGDNGRTACTTEANLPFALKASVNNYYQLVTQQPLDRERVSEYNITITATDWGSPRLTSTRIINVQISDVNDNAPVFEKSTYEMQLRENNIPGLLIGFVQAKDLDRAQNAKVTYLLLPGKVRDQPVSSYVSINSETGNLYAIRSLDYEQIKDFQVSVRAVDSGSPPLSSEVMVRVVIMDENDNVPFILYPLQNGTSPSNDLVPRGAEAGYLVTKVVAVDRDSGQNSWLSYELLKATEPGLFSVGVQNGEVKTVRPINKRDNLKQKLIIGIKDNGSPPQSTSATLSILLVDGFSDPYMKMVDIPKDEMMQEEDRTLTMYLVICLAVISFIFLLSVLVFVAIKIQKRRKFVESSALNFPVGPNFPENCGEADAGSLSRAYNYEVCLAGGSLNSEFRFLRPLFPVFSVEPAQSQGVQRISTGSQEVPSHAAEGQLMSEARGAVSEDSAARSGGPGCAGNQAITANANIGQNDWLSYQ, from the coding sequence ATGGAGATACATCACAACAACAGGCAAGGTTGGTCTTTTTTCTTGTATCTCTGCATGTGTGGGGCAATATGTGAATCCTTCCACTATTCAGTGCCGGAGGAAAAGAAAAGTGGGTCTCTGGTGGCAAATGTGCTAAAGGATTTGAAAATAGATGTAAAGGAGCTGTCTGCTCGTGGGACCCGGCTGGTTTCTGAAGGCACCAAGCAATATTTTCAGCTGGATCCTCACTCTGGGAGATTGTTATTGAAGGACAGAATAGACCGAGAGGCTTTGTGTGGTCAGAATAATCCTTGCATCTTACTCTCAGAGATTGTGCTGGAAAACCCATTGCAAGTGCACAGAATTGAGGTCGAAATAGAGGATGTGAATGACAATTCCCCCCAGTTCTCTAAAAAGGAATTCCTTTTTGAAATATCTGAGCTTACACCAACAAATACCCGATTCCCTTTGGAAAAAGCTCAAGATCTAGACAAAGGTGAAAATGCGATTCAGAATTACACGCTTAGTCCTAATGACCATTTTACACTGGATGTGCAAAATCACAGTGATGGTAGCAAATATGCAGAGTTAGTATTACAAAAGCCATTAGACCGTGAAGAAGATATGCATCTATTACTGATTTTGTTTGCTGCTGATGGAGGGACCCCGAAGAGAACAGGCACAGCAAACGTTATCATCGATGTTCTGGATGCCAATGACAATTTCCCTCAATTTGGTGATTCTGTGTACAAGGTGAAACTGAAGGAAAACACCCCCAGAGATACACTTGTGACTAAAGTGGAAGCAACTGACAGGGATTTTGGTTCCTACGGGGACATCACTTATTCCTTCAGCCAGGTGCCAGAGAATGTGCTCAAAGCATTCAATCTAAACAAACATACTGGGGAACTTACTGTTGCTGGAACCATCGATTATGAAGAGGAAATAAGTTGTGAGATAAATATCAAAGCCACCGATGGAGGGGGGCTCTCTGCTTACTGCAAAGTCATTGTGGAGGTTGAGGACAAAAATGACAATGCCCCAGAGGtgaccctaacctccctcaccAGCCCCTTACCAGAAGATTCTCCCCCGGATTTGGTGGTGGCCCTCTTCCGTGTCACAGACCGAGACTCTGGAGATAATGGTAGAACTGCCTGCACAACTGAGGCAAACTTACCATTTGCGTTAAAAGCATCTGTGAACAACTATTACCAGCTGGTGACCCAGCAGCCCCTGGACCGAGAAAGAGTCTCAGAGTACAACATCACCATCACAGCTACAGACTGGGGCTCGCCCAGGCTCACTTCAACAAGAATAATTAATGTTCAGATCTCAGATGTCAATGACAATGCTCCAGTATTTGAGAAGTCAACATATGAAATGCAATTACGGGAAAACAATATTCCAGGTCTGCTGATCGGTTTCGTCCAAGCCAAGGACTTGGACAGAGCACAAAATGCCAAAGTGACCTATTTGCTGTTGCCTGGGAAAGTCAGGGATCAACCTGTGTCCTCTTATGTCTCTATCAACTCTGAAACCGGGAACCTGTATGCCATCCGATCACTGGACTATGAGCAGATAAAAGATTTCCAGGTGAGTGTGAGGGCTGTGGATAGCGGTTCTCCTCCCCTGAGCTCCGAAGTTATGGTTCGAGTTGTTATCATGGATGAAAATGATAATGTCCCATTCATCCTGTACCCTCTTCAGAATGGCACCTCCCCATCCAATGACCTGGTTCCCCGGGGGGCTGAGGCTGGCTACCTGGTCACCAAAGTGGTGGCAGTGGACAGAGATTCTGGTCAGAACTCTTGGCTCTCCTATGAGCTCCTGAAGGCCACAGAACCGGGTCTATTCAGTGTGGGGGTCCAGAATGGAGAAGTAAAAACCGTGAGACCAATTAACAAGCGAGACAACTTGAAACAGAAACTTATCATCGGCATTAAAGACAACGGGAGCCCTCCCCAGTCCACCTCCGCAACGCTCAGCATTCTGCTAGTGGATGGCTTCTCTGACCCTTATATGAAAATGGTAGATATCCCAAAGGATGAAATGATGCAGGAAGAAGATCGTACCTTGACTATGTATCTGGTGATATGCTTGGCTGTCATCTCCTTCATTTTTCTGCTTTCTGTGTTGGTGTTTGTTGCCATCAAGATTCAGAAAAGGAGAAAGTTCGTGGAGAGCTCAGCCCTGAATTTCCCAGTGGGACCGAATTTCCCAGAGAACTGTGGAGAAGCTGATGCTGGATCCCTTTCCCGGGCTTACAACTATGAGGTGTGCTTAGCTGGTGGTTCTCTGAACAGCGAGTTCAGGTTTCTCAGGCCCCTCTTTCCTGTGTTTTCTGTGGAGCCTGCTCAGTCCCAGGGTGTTCAAAGGATTTCAACTGGTTCCCAAGAAGTTCCTAGCCATGCAGCCGAAGGGCAACTCATGAGTGAG